In a genomic window of Zingiber officinale cultivar Zhangliang chromosome 9B, Zo_v1.1, whole genome shotgun sequence:
- the LOC122022872 gene encoding uncharacterized protein LOC122022872, with the protein MEVYVDDILIKSFQATDLCADIKETCQTLRSYEIKLNPGKCLFSAKSGKFLGYIVNERAKPVVGEPLRIYLSSTEHAIGSALVRSNGEEQPVYFLSHILKDVESRYICLKKLAFALVLAAQRLLPYFLAHTTIVMTNSPLGRVLLNPEAFGRLIKWTTELNEFDIQYQPRTTIRAQSLADFVTEVQNPEPEATWKVFVDGSSTRQGSGMDILLISPPGRADASVRSVRLSATNNEAEYETLIVGIQAAWLYADAFEKLKASFHKVIIRKIPHSENLAVDELAKLASSITPIVIQQPIEQISLVVYIDQMEGLTFPDDWRTVLIEFLRTGFVPTDREGAHTLRRRAGRFTLIGDQLYKKAFSRPLLKCVSPEDVDYILKEEDATRIVATCLSCQRYHNSSHRPTEEMKSSVVSCPFDQWGMDIVGSFPMAIGQRKFLLVAIDYFSKWVEAEPLARITE; encoded by the exons ATGGAGGTGTACGTCGACGACATACTTATTAAATCCTTTCAAGCTACTGACCTCTGCGCAGACATCAAAGAAACCTGCCAAACACTCCGATCGTACGAGATCAAGCTGAACCCGGGCAAGTGCCTGTTCAGCGCGAAGAGCGGGAAATTTTTGGGCTATATAGTTAACGAGCGGG ccaagccagtcGTCGGAGAGCCCCTCAGGATCTATCtgtcttcgaccgagcatgcGATCGGCTCAGCCCTTGTAAGGTCTAACGGcgaggagcagccggtgtatttcttgagccatattctaaaagatgtCGAATCCCGCTATATCTGTCTCAAGAAACTTGCCTTCGCATTGGTGCTCGCCGCTCAGAGACTCCTCCCGtatttcctggcgcatacgaCCATTGTCATGACTAACAGCCCGTTGGGAAGAGTGCTTCTCAATCCGGAGGCGTTTGGGAGACTGATAAAATGGACCACGGAACTCAACGAATTCGATATTCAGTATCAGCCACGAACGACTATCAGAGCGCAGTCTTTGGCAGactttgtcaccgaagtacagaATCCCGAGCCTGAGGCCACTTGGAAGGTATTCGTGGATGGGTCGTCTACTCGGCAAGGAAGCGGAATGGATATACTGCTAATCTCCCCCCCAGGAAGAGCGGATGCGTCTGTCCGTTCAGTTAGATTATCGgcgaccaacaatgaagcagagtacgagACATTAATAGTTGGTATACAAGCAGCTTG GCTCTACGCTGATGCTTTCGAAAAACTGAAGGCCAGCTTCCACAAAGTCATTATACGCAAAATCCCCCACTCGGAAAATCTGGCAGTGGACGAGCTGGCCAAGCtagcaagctcaataacgcctaTTGTCATCCAGCAACCGATCGAGCAGATATCCTTAGTGGTGTATATCGATCAGATGGAAGGGCTCACATTCCCAGATGATTGGAGGACGGTGTTAATCGAATTCTTGCGAACAGGATTTGTGCCGACCGATCGTGAAGGAGCACACACACTTAGGAGAAGGGCGGGGAGATTTACGCTGATCGGGGATCAGTTGTACAAGAAAGCCTTCTCCCGACCTCTACTCAAGTGCGTTAGCCCGGAAGATGTTGATTACATTCTGAAGGAA GAAGATGCCACTCGGATAGTGGCAACCTGCCTATCCTGCCAGAGGTACCATAACTCTTCTCACCGGCCTACGGAAGAGATGAAGTCGTCCGtggtgtcctgcccgttcgaccagtggggaatggacatCGTAGGATCGTTCCCAATGGCGATCGGACAACGGAAATTCCTACTTGTGGCAatcgactacttctccaagtgggtcgaggccgagccgctggcaaggaTAACCGagtag